One Drechmeria coniospora strain ARSEF 6962 chromosome 01, whole genome shotgun sequence genomic region harbors:
- a CDS encoding activating signal cointegrator 1 complex subunit 3 — translation MASSNLEAAEAQWREQFAAMRAALADLKLPQASKELDDDWEDDEFEACCSDGRGQDVWDFISDDEEADSSSSDVALEDASAAASHAAYGAEWFADMCSDVAAAGFLSPGDLQIQVLEALASGGPEEELQASLTDLIGFDGLDFIIELLAHRDQVVSAVSAKNREQVTGRRLLSKSERAEALRRQDLEHKSATLAPSYSKEPQYPHVYKAYHAGNTLSTSGKKYGLPMGSEHLQFEKYEEYSIPAGRKGTVGPGEKLVGIADLDGLCRNTFKGYKTLNRMQSLVFPVAYKTKENMLICAPTGAGKTDAAMLTILHSIGQHIHPNPMDDTEATEFAVNADDFKIVYVAPMKALAAEVTEKLGKRLAWLGIKCREYTGDMQLTKAEIVQTQIIVTTPEKWDVVTRKGTGDTELVQKVRLLIIDEVHMLHDERGAVLESLVARTERQVESTQSLIRIVGLSATLPNYIDVADFLKVNRYAGLFYFDASFRPVPLEQHFIGVKGKAGSKQSRENLDNVAFEKVKGVLEQDQQAMVFVHSRKDTMSCATMLHQKAMEHMCADLFDPSYHPRYEQASRDMKSSRSKDIRELLSKGIGIHHAGMARTDRNLMERLFGQGVLKVLCCTATLAWGINLPAAAVIIKGTQVYSAQDGKFVDLGILDVLQIFGRAGRPQFEDTGVGMICTTQDRLHHYLTAVTEQLPIESRFSSKLVDNLNAEIALGTVTSIQDAVQWIGYSYLFVRMQKSPTSYGIDWSEIRDDPSLVQRRRQLAMQAARTLQQCQMIIFNERTEELRSKDIGRIASQYYILHTSIQVFNAMMQPQATEADILKMISMSGEFDNIQSRDNEANELIHLKNDVVPCDVAEGIDTPQAKTNILLQSYISRQQPQDFALSNDMNYVAQQSSRICRALFMLALNRKWGHQCLVLLTLSKSIEKRIWPFQHPLHQFDLPKPVLNQLDAKEHLTIEAMKEMEPAEIGALVHNHSAGKNIARILNHFPTVQVEAEIAPLNRDVLRVKLHILPDFAWKDAFHGTSESFYIWVENSDTSEIYHHEYFILNRRKLHDDHELNFTIPLADPLPTQIYVRAVSDRWLGAETVTPVSFQHLIRPDTESVYTELLNLQPLPVTVLQNPGLEEIYSQRFRFFNPMQTQIFHTLYHTSANVLLGSPTGSGKTVAAELAMWWAFRERPKSKVVYIAPMKALVRERVKDWGARLARPLGLKLVELTGDNTPDTRTIQGADIIVTTPEKWDGISRSWQTRGYVRQVSLVIIDEIHLLAGDRGPILEIIVSRMNYIASTTENAVRLLGMSTACANASDLGNWLGVKEGLFNFKHSVRPVPLELYIDGFPDIRGFCPLMQSMNRPTFLAIKNHSPDKPVIVFVASRRQTRLTAKDLINFCGMEDNPRRFLRMDEEDLQLNLSRVKDDALKEAINFGIGLHHAGLVESDRQLAEELFLHNKIQVLVATSTLAWGVNLPAHLVVVKGTQFYDAKVEGYKDMDLTDVLQMLGRAGRPQFDNSGVARIFTKDSKKDFYKHFLHTGFPVESSLHTVLDNHLGAEISAETILSKQDALDYLTWTFFFRRLHKNPSYYGLELSAEEHSTMAAQQLANEYMVEMVSKSLDELAASKCVELFPNGDVDPTPLGKIMSYYYLSHLTIRHLVRHAKAQASFLDVLSWMCRATEYDELPVRHNEDLVNDTLSSNLPFPGHAFGLPMWDPHVKAFLLLQAHMSRIDLPITDYVGDQTSVLDQAIRIIQAGIDVLAELGHLSSCLQMMKLMQCIKCARWPTDPPVSILPGLGQAAPAKDDDPTLASISTLTAQQVNQLARRLDVPSSQQSRFARAVSFLPNVSVSVGDTTVTSVTVKLERRNPLVDRDARIFAPRFPKPQTEGWFVVIADAARDEVVAVKRVGWSLAGGKGGGRAVPLSARTTIKLPEPTPGQGRKLDVVVVSDAYVGLEYRVMGVDLPSPPAVMDDVSAKMTHRAS, via the exons ATGGCATCGAGCAATCTCGAAGCTGCCGAGGCACAATGGCGGGAACAGTTCGCCGCCATGCGGGCAGCATTGGCCGACCTCAAGCTCCCCCAAGCTTCGAaagagctcgacgacgactgggAAGATGACGAGTTTGAGGCCTGCTGCTCGGACGGCAGAGGGCAGGATGTCTGGGACTTCAtatccgacgacgaagaagccgactccagcagcagcgacgTTGCGTTGGAGGATGCATCCGCCGCAGCTTCACATGCCGCCTACGGCGCCGAATGGTTTGCCGACATGTGCTCcgatgtcgccgccgccggcttcctctCGCCAGGCGACCTCCAGATTCAGGTTCTGGAGGCGCTCGCTTCCGGCGgccccgaggaggagctgcaggCCAGCCTCACCGACCTGATTGGATTCGACGGTCTCGATTTCATCATCGAGCTGCTCGCCCACAGGGACCAAGTTGTCTCCGCCGTCTCCGCCAAGAACCGGGAACAAGTCACTGGCCGGAGGCTCTTGAGCAAGTCGGAGCGGGCAGAGGCTCTCCGACGCCAGGACCTGGAGCACAAGTCGGCCACGCTTGCGCCAAGCTACTCCAAGGAACCGCAGTACCCCCATGTCTACAAGGCATACCATGCCGGCAACACGCTGAGCACGTCGGGGAAAAAGTACGGTCTTCCCATGGGCAGCGAACACCTGCAGTTTGAAAAGTACGAAGAGTATTCCATCCCGGCCGGCCGAAAGGGGACCGTCGGCCCCggcgagaagctcgtcggcatcgcagacctcgacggcctctgCCGAAATACCTTCAAGGGTTACAAAACTCTCAACAGGATGCAGAGTCTTGTATTCCCGGTTGCCTACAAGACCAAGGAGAACATGCTCATCTGTGCCCCGACCGGTGCG GGCAAAACCGATGCGGCCATGCTCACCATACTGCACTCGATTGGGCAGCATATTCACCCCAACCCGATGGACGACACGGAAGCGACCGAGTTCGCCGTCAACGCGGACGACTTCAAGATTGTCTACGTCGCCCCGATGaaggccctcgccgccgaggtaACGGAAAAGCTGGGCAAACGGCTTGCCTGGCTTGGCATCAAGTGCCGCGAGTACACGGGAGACATGCAGCTGACAAAGGCGGAAATCGTTCAGACGCAAATCATCGTCACGACGCCGGAGAAGTGGGATGTCGTGACCCGGAAGGGCACCGGCGACACGGAGCTCGTCCAAAAGGTCCGCCTCCTCATCATTGACGAAGTTCATATGCTTCACGACGAGCGAGGTGCCGTGCTCGAATCCCTCGTCGCTCGCACCGAGCGCCAGGTCGAGAGCACTCAGTCGTTGatccgcatcgtcggcctcagCGCCACCCTTCCCAACTACATCGATGTCGCCGACTTTCTCAAGGTCAACAGGTATGCCGGCCTGTTCTACTTTGACGCCTCCTTCCGACCCGTACCCCTCGAGCAGCACTTTATCGGCGTCAAGGGAAAGGCCGGCTCGAAACAGTCGAGGGAAAACCTGGACAACGTCGCGTTCGAGAAGGTCAAGGGTGTTCTCGAGCAAGACCAGCAAGCCATGGTCTTTGTCCACTCCCGCAAGGACACCATGTCCTGTGCCACCATGCTTCACCAGAAGGCCATGGAGCACATGTGCGCCGACCTCTTCGACCCGAGCTATCATCCTCGGTACGAACAAGCGTCGCGAGACATGAAGTCGTCTCGCTCCAAGGATATACGTGAGCTGCTCTCCAAAGGCATAGGTATCCACCACGCAGGCATGGCCAGGACCGATAGAAACCTCATGGAACGCCTGTTTGGCCAGGGCGTCCTCAAGGTTCTTTGCTGCACCGCCACCCTCGCCTGGGGTATCAAccttcccgccgccgccgtcatcatcaAGGGGACCCAGGTGTACAGTGCCCAGGACGGCAAGTTTGTTGatctcggcatcctcgatgTCCTGCAGATCTTCGGTCGTGCCGGCCGTCCCCAGTTCGAGGACACGGGCGTGGGAATGATCTGCACCACCCAAGACAGGCTTCACCACTACCTCACGGCCGTCACCGAGCAGTTGCCCATCGAGTCGAGGTTCTCCTCCAAGCTGGTGGACAACCTCAACGCCGAGATTGCCCTGGGCACCGTCACGTCCATCCAGGATGCCGTCCAGTGGATCGGCTACTCCTATCTGTTTGTTCGCATGCAGAAAAGCCCGACATCGTACGGGATTGATTGGTCGGAGATACGCGATGACCCGAGCCTGGTGCAGAGGCGACGGCAGTTGGCCATGCAGGCGGCCCGGACCTTGCAGCAGTGCCAGATGATCATCTTCAACGAGAGGACCGAGGAACTTCGCAGCAAGGACATAGGACGCATAGCCAGCCAGTACTACATCCTCCACACGAGCATCCAAGTCTTCAACGCCATGATGCAGCCTCAAGCGACCGAGGCCGATATCTTGAAAATGATCAGTATGAGCGGCGAGTTTGACAACATCCAGTCTCGGGATAACGAGGCCAACGAGTTGATCCATCTCAAGAACGACGTCGTTCCTTGCGATGTCGCCGAAGGCATTGACACGCCTCAGGCGAAGACCAACATCCTGCTGCAGTCCTACATTTCTCGCCAGCAGCCGCAGGATTTCGCCCTGTCGAACGACATGAACTACGTCGCCCAGCAGTCGAGTCGCATTTGCCGCGCGCTTTTCATGCTTGCCCTGAACCGCAAATGGGGCCATCAgtgcctcgtcctcctcacCCTCTCCAAGTCGATCGAGAAAAGGATCTGGCCGTTCCAGCACCCCCTGCATCAGTTCGATCTCCCGAAGCCCGTCCTCAACCAGCTCGATGCCAAGGAGCACCTGACGATCGAGGCCATGAAGGAGATGGAGCCCGCCGAGAttggcgccctcgtccacAATCACAGCGCTGGCAAGAATATTGCGAGGATCTTGAACCACTTCCCGACCGTCcaggtcgaggccgaaaTCGCGCCGCTGAACCGAGACGTCTTGCGTGTCAAGCTCCATATCCTGCCGGACTTTGCGTGGAAAGACGCCTTCCATGGGACGTCCGAGTCGTTCTACATCTGGGTCGAAAACTCGGACACGTCCGAGATCTATCATCACGAGTACTTTATTCTCAACAGGAGAAAACTCCACGACGACCACGAGCTCAACTTCACCATACCACTAGCCGACCCCCTGCCGACGCAGATCTACGTCCGAGCCGTATCGGACAGAtggctcggcgccgagacCGTCACGCCCGTCTCCTTTCAGCATCTCATTCGCCCCGACACGGAGAGCGTCTACACGGAGCTGCTGAACCTGCAGCCGCTGCCCGTGACGGTACTCCAGAACCCTGGTCTCGAGGAGATTTACAGCCAGCGATTCCGCTTCTTCAACCCTATGCAGACGCAGATCTTCCACACGCTGTACCATACGTCCGCCAATGTCTTGTTGGGATCGCCGACGGGGAGCGGAaagacggtggcggccgagctggccatGTGGTGGGCTTTCCGGGAGCGGCCAAAGTCCAAAGTCGTGTACATTGCACCCATGAAGGCCCTCGTTCGCGAGCGCGTCAAGGATTGGGGGGCCCGGCTGGCGCGCCCGCTGGGTCTGAAACTTGTCGAACTTACCGGTGACAACACCCCGGACACGAGGACGATCCAGGGTGCCGACATTATCGTCACCACGCCTGAGAAGTGGGACGGCATCTCGCGTTCATGGCAGACTAGAGGCTACGTTCGACAGGTTAGCCTCGTGATCATCGACGAGATTCACCTCCTGGCCGGTGACCGCGGTCCCATTCTCGAAATCATTGTTTCCCGCATGAACTACATCGCTTCCACGACCGAAAACGCAGTCCGGCTGCTCGGAatgtcgacggcctgcgCCAACGCCAGCGATCTTGGAAACTGGCTCGGCGTCAAGGAGGGTCTCTTCAACTTCAAGCATTCGGTCCGGCCCGTGCCCTTGGAGCTGTACATCGACGGGTTCCCCGACATAAGGGGCTTTTGCCCGCTCATGCAATCCATGAACCGACCGACATTTCTCGCCATCAAGAACCACAGTCCGGACAAGCCGGTGATTGTCTTCGTCGCTTCGCGACGGCAGACACGCCTCACGGCCAAGGACCTCATCAACTTCTGCGGCATGGAGGACAACCCGCGGCGCTTTCTCCGGATGGACGAAGAGGACCTCCAGCTCAACTTGTCGAGGGTGAAGGATGATGCGCTCAAGGAGGCCATCAACTTCGGAATCGGTCTCCaccacgccggcctcgtcgagtcCGACcggcagctcgccgaggagttGTTCCTGCACAACAAGATCCAGGTCCTCGTGGCAACCAGCACCCTGGCGTGGGGAGTCAACTTGCCGGCTCACCTGGTCGTCGTCAAGGGTACGCAGTTCTACGATGCCAAGGTGGAAGGCTACAAGGACATGGACTTGACCGACGTGCTGCAAATGCTCGGCAGGGCGGGTCGTCCGCAGTTTGACAACTCAGGCGTCGCTCGCATTTTCACCAAGGACTCCAAGAAGGACTTTTACAAGCACTTTCTTCACACTGGTTTCCCCGTTGAGTCCTCTCTCCACACCGTTCTTGACAACCACTTGGGGGCCGAAatctcggccgagacgatcCTCAGCAAGCAGGATGCCTTGGACTACCTGACGTGGACCTTTTTCTTCCGACGCCTCCACAAGAACCCGTCGTACTACGGCCTCGAActgtcggccgaggagcacagcaccatggccgcgcagcaactggccaacgagTACATGGTCGAGATGGTCAGCAagtcgctcgacgagctcgccgcgtCAAAGTGCGTCGAGTTGTTCCCCAACGGCGATGTCGATCCGACGCCGCTCGGCAAGATCATGAGCTACTACTACCTATCTCACCTGACCATCCGTCACCTCGTGCGCCACGCCAAGGCGCAAGCATCCTTCCTCGATGTCCTCTCCTGGATGTGCCGAGCGACGGAGTACGACGAGCTCCCGGTCCGCCACAACGAGGACCTCGTCAACGACACGCTGTCGTCCAACCTGCCCTTCCCCGGCCACGCGTTCGGTCTCCCGATGTGGGATCCCCACGTCAAGGCCTTCCTGCTTCTCCAGGCGCACATGTCGCGCATCGACCTCCCCATCACGGACTACGTCGGCGACCAGACCAGCGTTCTCGATCAGGCCATTCGAATCATccaggccggcatcgacgtcctcgccgagctgggtCACCTATCGAGCTGCCTCCAGATGATGAAGCTCATGCAGTGCATCAAATGCGCGCGCTGGCCGACGGATCCTCCTGTCTCGATCCTTCCCGGACTCGGGCAGGCAGCGCCGGCAAAGGACGATGACCCTACGCTCGCCAGCATTAGCACCTTGACGGCGCAGCAGGTAAACCAGCTCGCAAGGCGACTCGACGTGCCCTCAAGCCAGCAGTCCCGGTTCGCGCGCGCCGTCTCCTTCCTGCCCAACGTCTCCGTATCTGTCGGAGACACGACGGTCACGTCAGTAACCGTGAAGCTCGAGCGCCGCAATCCGCTCGTCGACCGGGACGCTCGCATCTTCGCGCCCCGGTTCCCCAAGCCCCAAACTGAGGGCTggttcgtcgtcatcgccgacgcggcgcgcgacgaggtcgtTGCTGTCAAGCGGGTTGGCTGGTCGCTGGCCGGTGGCAAGGGCGGCGGTCGGGCTGTCCCGCTGTCGGCCAGGACGACCATCAAGCTGCCCGAGCCGACCCCGGGACAGGGACGGAAGCTGGACGTCGTGGTCGTCAGCGACGCCTACGTGGGGCTGGAGTACCGCGTTATGGGTGTAGATCTACCCTCGCCACCCGCCGTGATGGACGACGTGAGCGCCAAGATGACACACAGGGCGAGCTGA
- a CDS encoding ras-like GTP-binding protein, with translation MSTRSSAAAAVSSSLPSPAPSAPAPSPLLSPASLPDSLPPLVQATGFPHTPTYIQTYHQYSQIPSSPWLATLRRRPRAPSLVLVRRGSQPPRAETRLAHGSSPDALSMPPDMSSLEAKIVVLGAQGVGKTSLVTRYCKGAFVPSQIESTVGASFMTKRVVDDDSDTVVRLQIWDTAGQERFRSISRLYYRGANACILCYSITDARSFEAMGVWLTELRRNLPDDVVLHVVGTKADIVARDPSKRQVPFERCIAYVAENLTPGLGSTPPPTATPFNPPSAIPIVVEPRSPPSKRSSGFWAQEVGWDACHEISAENGDGVEEVFRVVARKLVEQNRKMQQALLTAMATPGTPGYENGMDGAYFDGANSRGSFRIGRDRRSWLFSPSFSHAVAVDQPGGVTHGQTHPDYADKEQRRCC, from the exons ATGTCCACtcgctcgtccgccgccgccgccgtctcctcctcaCTCCCCTCCCCTGCTCCGTCCGCCCCTGCTCCGTCTCCCCTGCTCTCCCCTGCCTCCCTCCCTGActctctccctcctctcGTGCAGGCAACCGGCTTCCCgcatacacctacttacatcCAAACGTACCACCAATACTCGCAAATTCCTTCGTCTCCTTGGCTCGCcaccctccgccgccgtccacgCGCTCCCtcactcgtcctcgtccgacgagGCAGCCAGCCACCTCGTGCCGAAACTCGTCTCGCTCATGGCTCC TCGCCCGACGCcctctcgatgccgccggaCATGTCctcgctcgaggccaagattgtcgtcctcggcgcccaggGCGTTGGCAAGACGTCCCTCGTCACGCGCTACTGCAAAGGCGCCTTCGTCCCCTCGCAGATAGAAtccaccgtcggcgccagCTTCATGACCAAGCGCGTCGTTGACGACGACTCCGACACTGTCGTTCGTCTGCAAATCTGGGACACCG CTGGCCAGGAGCGTTTCCGTTCCATATCACGCTTGTACTACCGCGGTGCGAATGCCTGCATCCTCTGCTACAGCATAACCGACGCCCGTTCCTTCGAGGCCATGGGCGTTTGGCTCACCGAGCTGCGCCGAAACCTCCCTGACGATGTCGTGCtgcacgtcgtcggcaccaaaGCCGACATCGTCGCCCGTGACCCCTCGAAACGACAGGTCCCTTTCGAGCGCTGCATCGCCTACGTTGCCGAGAACCTCACACCAGGACTCGGGAGCACGCCACCGCCCACAGCCACGCCCTTCAACCCCCCCTCGGCCAttcccatcgtcgtcgagccccGCAGTCCGCCTTCGAAGCGCAGCTCCGGCTTTTGGGCCCAGGAGGTTGGATGGGACGCTTGCCACGAGATCAGCGCCGAGAacggcgacggtgtcgaggaggtcttccgcgtcgtcgcccgcaAGCTTGTCGAGCAGAACCGCAAGATGCAGCAGGCCCTGCtcaccgccatggccacccCGGGCACGCCCGGCTACGAGAACGGCATGGATGGCGCATACTTTGACGGCGCAAACAGCCGAGGCAGCTTCCGCATCGGTCGCGACAGGAGGAGCTGGCTGTTCTCCCCCTCCTTCtcccacgccgtcgccgtggacCAACCTGGCGGCGTAACCCACGGCCAGACCCATCCTGACTACGCAGACAAGGAGCAGCGGAGGTGCTGCTAA
- a CDS encoding SUR7 protein codes for MAKLTRIAILVPLVLALVSFVLTSLTLFAGRKQGFMEDYDVVRLNTSMLGHNLIDKVASKDSTDSSGGALSGIKNFLNSAKDEVKDKVNDITNEIAGKLTSKLGVSQWYSLHVMNSCEGNWTPDPTAPDPSLEVTKCSGTSLQNRLNLTELLDSELKVGSLKLSLGDLNWQDSIQDKLDIINDALYAIFIVYVLAMGLSGLSFLLHIAGFLLPDRTIIVLVNFAVASLAALACVIGSILVSVLGSKGVDKLNEKGQNVGLSATRGKKFFILSWIATVFMMFISVFWLVHLVFQRRQKRTATK; via the exons ATGGCGAAGCTAACCCGTATCGCCATCCTCGTGCCTCTGGTGCTGGCGCTCGTCAGCTTCGTCCTGACGTCGCTGACGCTCTTTGCCGGCCGCAAGCAGGGCTTCATGGAAGACTACGACGTCGTCAGG CTCAACACGTCCATGCTCGGGCACAACTTGATCGACAAGGTCGCGTCAAAAGACAGCACCGACAgctccggcggcgccctcaGCGGCATCAAGAACTTTTTGAACAGCGCCAAGGATGAGGTCAAGGACAAGGTCAACGACATCACGAACGAAATTGCCGGCAAGTTGACCAGCAAGTTGGGCGTGTCGCAGTGGTACTCGCTGCACGTCATGAACTCGTGCGAGGGCAACTGGACCCCGGATCCGACGGCCCCGGATCCGTCGCTCGAAGTTACCAAATGCTCGGGCACGTCGCTGCAGA ACCGACTCAACCTCACCGAGCTTCTCGACAGCGAGCTCAAGGTTGGCTCGCTGAAGCTCAGCCTCGGCGACCTCAACTGGCAGGACAGCATCCAAGACAAGCTCGACATCATCAACGACGCGCTGTACGCCATCTTCATCGTCTACGTCCTCGCCATGGGCCTCAGCGGcctctccttcctcctccacatcgccggcttcctcttGCCCGACAGGACCATCATTGTGCTGGTCAActttgccgtcgcctcgctcgccgccctggCCTGCGTCATCGGCAGcatcctcgtctccgtcttgGGAAGCAAGGGCGTCGACAAGCTCAACGAAAAGGGACAAAATGTTGGCCTGTCCGCCACTCGCGGCAAAAAGTTTTTCATCCTCAGCTGGATCGCCACCGTCTTCATGATGTTCATCTCCGTCTTTTGGCTGGTCCATCTTGTGTTTCAGCGTCGCCAGAAGCGAACGGCGACGAAATAA
- a CDS encoding putative large-conductance mechanosensitive channel: MPADAQQSASEVESLLDRGQRQVKRFFDGFIDFAFQGNILQIAFGLILANIFTDLVKSFVSAILMPPISIILPVNRNIEEKFAVLRRGPSYNATTGYNTLHQALEDGAVVMAYGSFIYQVVSFVMVGFSLYGLAHIYTLVSHDPIIKYTKKCQYCRMHINEKPGHRPRRAAYGARDQPPATPNVVPQIKEAHKTGAIRAIAWAQRSTEPSRWSTTSPQSKSKYMMALRNHTRHDGRGPLTRAAGAPI, encoded by the exons ATGCCCGCCGACGCTCAACAGTCTGCGAGCGAGGTCGAGTCGCTGCTCGACAGGGGCCAGCGCCAGGTGAAACGCTTCTTTGACGGCTTCATCGACTTTGCCTTTCAGGGCAACATCCTGCAGATTGCCTTTGGCCTCAT CCTGGCCAACATCTTCACCGACCTCGTCAAGTCGTTTGTCAGCGCCATCCTCATGCCGCCCATCTCCATCATCCTCCCCGTCAACCGGAACATTGAGGAAAAGTTTGCCGTCCTACGGCGCGGGCCAAGCTACAACGCGACGACGGGATACAACACCCTGCAccaggcgctcgaggacggcgccgtggTCATGGCATACGG GTCCTTTATCTACCAAGTCGTCTCCTTTGTCATGGTCGGCTTCTCCCTCTACGGCCTCGCACACATCTACACGCTCGTCTCGCACGACCCCATCATCAAGTACACCAAAAAGTGCCAGTACTGCCGCATGCACATCAACGAAAAG CCGGGTCATCGACCACGCCGTGCAGCATACGGAGCACGAGACCAGCCACCGGCCACTCCCAACGTCGTACCCCAGATCAAGGAGGCGCACAAGACAGGTGCCATTCGGGCCATTGCCTGGGCACAACGGTCTACGGAACCCAGTCGTTGGTCGACAACGTCTCCTCAGTCCaagagcaagtacatgatGGCCCTACGCAACCACACACGTCACGACGGCCGGGGGCCCTTGACACGGGCTGCAGGTGCACCGATATGA
- a CDS encoding mannan endo-1,6-alpha-mannosidase-like protein produces MHFPRSAVPAAAVLSGIIAPKDLNVNSTASVRNVAATIAHDAMFYYKGNLSAPGSVQVGDLPDPYYWWVAGALWGAMLDYYHYTRDPTYNDVVIQALLNPPNISPKFDYMPAEHAGEEGNDDLFFWGSAAMSAAERNFPQPVASAPPWLDIAVNVFNSLVSRWDYGNCGGGLRWQIYPTNPNGMNYKNSISNGGLFQLAARLARATGNETYTEWARKTWDWTASVGLIDPQTSQIYDGVDIKDACKKVNKLSFSYTTGVYLYGAAVMANHTGEDLWVNRTSRLLDGAAFFFSKQGTIRDVMFEPSCEPYDRCNFDMVTFKGYLSRFMWQTSVMLPALRERLEGYLVPSAKAAVNVCIGGTDGHQCGMKWYTGAFDGKIGLGPQMCALEAVQGLLAQYADAPLKGDDLQHVTDANWTAINTYSDMVITPQSNSSALWKNGTRLLSNSTRLRPASTLPPAQAWTPPAAAAS; encoded by the exons ATGCATTTCCCCAGGAGCGCCGTCCCGGCCGCGGCGGTACTGAGCGGCATCATCGCCCCCAAGGATCTGAACGTGAACAGCACCG CCTCGGTCCGcaacgtcgccgccaccatcGCGCACGATGCCATGTTCTACTACAAGGGCAACCTGTCCGCCCCCGGCTCCGTC CAAGTCGGAGATTTGCCCGACCCCTACTACTGGTgggtcgccggcgccctctGGGGTGCCATGCTGGACTATTACCACTACACCAGGGACCCGACCTAcaacgacgtcgtcatccaGGCCCTGCTGAACCCGCCCAACATCTCGCCCAAGTTTGACTACATGCCGGCCGagcacgccggcgaggagggcaacGACGACCTCTTCTTCTGGGGTTCCGCCGCcatgtcggcggccgagcgaaACTTTCCCCAGCCGGTCGCGTCGGCGCCCCCCTGGCTCGACATTGCCGTCAACGTCTTCAACTCGCTCGTCAGCCGGTGGGACTACGGCaactgcggcggcggcctgcgcTGGCAGATCTACCCCACCAACCCCAACGGCATGAACTACAAAAACTCCATCAGCAACGGCGGCCTCttccagctcgccgcccgtctcgcccgcGCCACCGGCAACGAGACGTACACCGAGTGGGCCCGGAAGACCTGGGACTGGACCGCCTCGGTCGGTCTCATCGACCCCCAGACGTCGCAGATctacgacggcgtcgacatcaAGGACGCCTGCAAAAAGGTCAACAAGCTGTCCTTTTCCTACACCACCGGCGTCTACCTctacggcgccgccgtcatggccaaccACACGGGCGAGGACCTGTGGGTCAACCGAACGAgccgcctgctcgacggcgccgccttcttcttctccaaGCAGGGCACCATCCGGGACGTCATGTTCGAGCCCTCGTGCGAGCCCTACGACCGGTGCAACTTTGACATGGTCACCTTCAAGGGCTACCTGTCGCGCTTCATGTGGCAGACGTCGGTCATGCTGCCGGCCCTGCGCGAGCGCCTCGAGGGGTAcctcgtgccgtcggccaaggcggccgtcaacgtctgcatcggcggcaccgacggccacCAGTGCGGCATGAAGTGGTACACGGGCGCCTTTGACGGCAagatcggcctcggcccgcAGATGtgcgccctcgaggccgtgcAGGGGCTGCTCGCCCAATACGCGGATGCGCCCCTGAAGGGCGACGACCTCCAGCACGTCACCGACGCCAACTGGACGGCCATCAACACCTACAGCGACATGGTCATAACACCGCAGTCGAATTCATCCGCGCTGTGGAAGAACGGGACCAGACTGCTGTCGAATTCGACGCGGCTGCGTCCGGCGTCGACCCTGCCGCCGGCACAGGCatggacgccgccggccgccgccgcctcgtga